The Faecalibaculum rodentium genome segment CAGGGAAGGCCGCTATTCCGACAGCCGCCATCCCGATGAAGTGCAGTTTGTCCAGACTGTGGAAGAAGACCTGGCCCGGCGGGACTTCACCATCAACGCCATGGCCTGGAATCCCGGCAGGGGCCTGGTGGATCCCTTCGGGGGACGCCGAGACCTGGAACAGGGCCTGATCCGGGCGGTGGGAGATCCCGTACAGCGATTTGAGGAAGACGCCCTGCGGATGGTCCGCGCATTCCGGTTTGCGGCCCGCCTGGGGTTTACCATCGAGCCGGCAACACGGAACGCCGTGGATGTCTGCCAGGACAGGATCCGGTTTGTGGCCGTGGAACGGCTCGTGCCGGAATGGATGGAGATCCTGCGGACCGATCCGCTGCGCATCCAGGACATGACCGGACTGTTTGCGCCCTGGATCCCGGAACTGGAACAGGCGGCACAGACTCCGCAGCACTCGCCTTACCACTATGCCGGGGTGCTGCGGCACATTCTGGACTCCATCCGCTACCTGGATCCCTTTGACGAAACCGCCGCCCTGGCACTTCTGCTGCACGACCTGGGAAAACCGGAAACGCGCACGACCTCTCCGGGGGGACGGGATCATTTCAAGGGACATCCCGTGGCCGGACAGGCCATTGCCAGGCGGGTGGTGGAGGCCCTGAAGCTGCCGGCCAGACAGAAAAAAGTCATCCCGGAGCTGGTGCTGCATCACGATGACATCCTGCCCAGAAACCTGGAGACCATTTACCGCCTGCGGGTGACGGAAGGCTGGAGCGATGAATGGGTGCAGCTGCTGTTCCGGGTGCAGTACTGCGACATCATGGCGCATTCGGAAAAAGGGAGACAGCGCCTGGAGCGGCTGGAAGCGAGCCGGGCGTTCTATGAGGAACAGATCCGGTTTCGCCCTTTGTCCCTGCAGGAACTGGCCATTGACGGTCATGACATCCTGACCTATACCGGTCTGCGGAATCGGCAGGTGCGTCAGGCGCTGGAGACGGTGCTGGAGTATGCCTTTCACCATCCGGAGAAAAACAACCGCCTGGATCTGCTGACCTTCGTGCTCCGGTCCATGCCGAGACTGGAAGG includes the following:
- a CDS encoding CCA tRNA nucleotidyltransferase, encoding MQVPEQVKAVMDRLSAAGHDCYLVGGCVRDWLLGRRPHDYDLATDATPQQVMDLFEKTAPTGLRHGTVMVLLPGGQVEVTTFRREGRYSDSRHPDEVQFVQTVEEDLARRDFTINAMAWNPGRGLVDPFGGRRDLEQGLIRAVGDPVQRFEEDALRMVRAFRFAARLGFTIEPATRNAVDVCQDRIRFVAVERLVPEWMEILRTDPLRIQDMTGLFAPWIPELEQAAQTPQHSPYHYAGVLRHILDSIRYLDPFDETAALALLLHDLGKPETRTTSPGGRDHFKGHPVAGQAIARRVVEALKLPARQKKVIPELVLHHDDILPRNLETIYRLRVTEGWSDEWVQLLFRVQYCDIMAHSEKGRQRLERLEASRAFYEEQIRFRPLSLQELAIDGHDILTYTGLRNRQVRQALETVLEYAFHHPEKNNRLDLLTFVLRSMPRLEGAGS